One Methanoculleus sp. 7T genomic window carries:
- a CDS encoding PAS domain-containing protein, which yields MSEYQDKFSRIIDLLEDRAPQGLSISAISRELGMNRASVSKYLEMLQSSGDVSMQRFGKSKLYTPAQRVPLSELFDRLSNAIVILDADLHILMVNTSFIKALGIHRERNIIGASLFDLNLRIFSDPAIRRNIERIQQSGPYLAEMQHIEDSTNHIYLLEFAPTVSHVGRPGIMVSLRDITAWKNAEVALKNSEKKIRTIFETVPSGIILFTAEGVILNANRSSLEILGLRSFQELMNGNIFDISCYKGKVLELIRQGIVAETELACDFDRLKREQRIPSTRSGIAYFEVVFTPITRDGGGVPHEFAILFRDVTTERLARKELAFKETRYRLFFENTCNGVLIYEPIDGGSEYIFKDINRATEKILRMKKGDLIGRKLFEVFPDLPDPDVRDALIRVLKTEKPEFLLPLQYRKGKDSPWVWHYIFKLPSGEIASFMIDVSDAVREDAKAPLRACDAHRKRSWEQPASVCHDD from the coding sequence ATGAGCGAGTACCAGGATAAATTCAGCAGGATCATCGACCTCCTTGAAGACCGGGCGCCACAAGGTCTCTCGATCTCCGCGATCTCTCGGGAACTCGGGATGAACCGAGCCTCCGTCTCCAAATACCTCGAGATGCTCCAATCCAGCGGGGATGTGAGCATGCAGCGGTTTGGAAAATCGAAGTTATACACCCCGGCGCAACGGGTCCCCCTCTCGGAACTCTTTGACCGCCTCTCAAATGCGATCGTCATTCTGGATGCGGATCTTCACATCCTCATGGTGAATACGAGTTTCATCAAGGCCCTCGGCATCCACCGGGAGAGAAACATCATCGGCGCTTCCCTCTTCGATCTGAACCTCCGTATCTTCTCGGATCCGGCCATCAGGCGGAACATAGAGCGGATCCAGCAGTCTGGCCCATACCTTGCCGAGATGCAGCATATCGAGGACAGCACGAACCATATCTACCTCCTCGAGTTCGCCCCGACCGTCTCTCACGTGGGGAGGCCGGGGATCATGGTCAGCCTGCGGGACATCACGGCATGGAAGAATGCCGAAGTAGCCCTGAAGAACTCGGAGAAGAAGATCCGGACGATCTTTGAGACCGTCCCGAGCGGGATCATCCTCTTCACGGCCGAAGGCGTTATCCTCAACGCAAACCGTTCGTCTCTGGAGATCCTCGGCCTGAGGAGTTTCCAAGAACTGATGAACGGGAATATCTTTGATATATCCTGCTATAAGGGAAAGGTTCTCGAACTGATCCGACAGGGGATCGTCGCCGAGACGGAACTCGCCTGCGACTTCGACCGCCTGAAGCGGGAGCAGCGGATCCCGAGCACCCGGTCGGGAATCGCCTACTTTGAAGTCGTCTTCACCCCGATCACCCGCGACGGCGGGGGCGTCCCGCACGAATTCGCCATCCTCTTCCGGGACGTCACGACGGAGCGGCTGGCCCGGAAGGAACTGGCCTTTAAAGAGACGCGTTACCGGTTGTTCTTCGAGAATACCTGCAACGGCGTTCTGATCTACGAGCCGATCGACGGCGGCAGCGAGTACATCTTCAAGGATATCAACCGTGCGACCGAGAAGATCCTCCGGATGAAGAAGGGAGACCTAATCGGGAGAAAACTCTTCGAGGTCTTTCCCGACCTCCCCGACCCTGACGTTCGCGACGCTCTGATCCGTGTCCTGAAGACCGAAAAACCTGAGTTCCTGCTCCCCCTCCAGTACAGGAAAGGGAAGGACTCCCCCTGGGTCTGGCACTATATATTCAAGCTGCCTTCCGGTGAGATAGCGTCGTTCATGATCGATGTATCGGACGCTGTCCGTGAGGATGCCAAAGCGCCGCTCCGGGCGTGCGATGCGCACAGGAAGCGCTCTTGGGAGCAACCGGCCTCGGTGTGTCACGATGATTAA
- the acsB gene encoding acetyl-CoA decarbonylase/synthase complex subunit alpha/beta — protein sequence MDTVDAAIERGRTALDARMRALAGRLAYADTAYALPVTYAVTGVAVRDADGAREAYGQSGNNLLVASECLMAGESGVASPYTGFIPDAVLRRLGYTLVDGSVTGLGLLVGTPENPGAAAAVCREMQENYLLTFLAGGVVEALSGAGIRLGLDYRLVPLGPRAAHGIHFADIIARVAMMFGGVQPGDVQSLLGYAAERAKAFVVAFPGLTDEEVAFVDGLRVLGIPVLAVGGTYEGGTWVPVPPADAVRTGMALRGIRVTVTAIPIPMACSPAFEGKSIRKEEMYVEFGGGRTPAFELLRMRPPEEVEDGSVTVVGPEVTDVPASAALPLAILVDVAGARMKRDYEPVLERRIHTFINYGEGSWHVAQRDLIWVRLSKDAVAKGVKIRDIGTLLAHKFKLEFPEHVDAVQVTLVTDGRRVQEMLPEAREVYAERDARIAGMKDEDVETFYSCTLCQTFAPSHVCVITPERPALCGAITWLDARIAHEIAPAGANQPVEKGEAVDAVLGEFAGVNRFVKKASHGETDRISLYSMLENPMTACGCFECIAAVVPEVNGILIVSRDFSGETPLGMTFSTLAGTIGGGAQTPGFVGISKNYILSDRFLTVENGIARVVWMPSSLKEELGDRLRAKLVERGMPDLFEKIADEVSAPTIEDLIEYLERVGHPALGMRPLI from the coding sequence ATGGATACTGTTGACGCGGCGATAGAGCGCGGACGCACCGCCCTTGACGCGAGGATGCGAGCGCTTGCCGGGCGGCTCGCCTACGCGGATACGGCATACGCCCTTCCCGTGACCTACGCCGTCACCGGGGTTGCCGTGCGGGATGCGGACGGGGCGCGGGAGGCATACGGGCAGTCCGGCAACAACCTCCTCGTCGCCTCGGAGTGCCTGATGGCCGGAGAGAGCGGTGTCGCAAGCCCATACACCGGCTTCATTCCCGACGCGGTCCTCCGGAGGCTCGGCTACACTCTGGTCGACGGGAGCGTCACCGGTCTCGGTCTCCTCGTCGGGACGCCGGAGAACCCCGGCGCCGCGGCGGCCGTCTGCCGAGAGATGCAGGAGAATTACCTGCTCACGTTCCTCGCCGGCGGGGTCGTGGAGGCGCTCTCCGGCGCCGGCATCCGCTTGGGGCTGGACTACCGCTTGGTGCCGCTCGGGCCGCGCGCCGCCCACGGCATCCACTTTGCCGACATCATCGCCCGGGTCGCCATGATGTTTGGGGGAGTTCAGCCGGGAGACGTCCAGTCCCTGCTTGGGTACGCCGCGGAGCGGGCAAAGGCATTTGTGGTCGCGTTCCCGGGTCTTACGGACGAAGAAGTTGCGTTCGTCGACGGCCTGCGGGTGCTCGGGATACCGGTCCTCGCGGTCGGCGGCACCTACGAGGGGGGAACGTGGGTCCCGGTCCCACCCGCCGACGCGGTCCGGACGGGGATGGCCCTGCGGGGCATCCGGGTCACGGTCACGGCGATCCCGATACCCATGGCCTGTTCGCCCGCGTTTGAGGGGAAGAGTATCCGCAAGGAGGAGATGTACGTGGAGTTCGGCGGCGGCCGGACCCCCGCCTTCGAACTTCTCAGGATGCGGCCCCCCGAGGAGGTCGAGGACGGTTCGGTCACCGTTGTCGGGCCGGAGGTGACCGATGTCCCCGCGAGTGCCGCACTCCCGCTCGCGATCCTGGTGGACGTCGCCGGCGCGAGGATGAAGAGAGATTACGAGCCGGTGCTTGAGCGGCGGATCCACACCTTCATCAACTACGGCGAGGGGTCCTGGCACGTCGCCCAAAGGGACCTCATCTGGGTCAGGCTCTCGAAGGATGCCGTCGCAAAAGGCGTCAAGATCCGGGATATCGGGACGCTGCTCGCCCACAAGTTCAAGCTGGAGTTCCCGGAGCACGTCGATGCGGTCCAGGTGACGCTGGTCACCGACGGGCGGAGAGTCCAGGAGATGCTCCCCGAGGCACGGGAGGTCTATGCCGAGCGGGACGCGCGGATCGCCGGGATGAAGGACGAGGACGTGGAGACCTTCTACTCCTGCACCCTCTGCCAGACGTTCGCCCCAAGCCACGTCTGCGTCATCACGCCGGAACGGCCGGCGCTCTGCGGGGCGATCACGTGGCTCGACGCCCGGATCGCCCACGAGATCGCTCCTGCCGGTGCGAACCAGCCGGTCGAGAAGGGGGAAGCGGTCGACGCGGTCCTCGGGGAGTTCGCGGGGGTGAACCGGTTCGTGAAGAAGGCGTCCCACGGCGAGACCGACCGGATATCCCTCTACAGCATGCTCGAGAACCCGATGACCGCCTGCGGGTGTTTCGAGTGCATCGCTGCCGTCGTCCCGGAGGTGAACGGCATCCTGATCGTCAGCCGGGACTTTTCAGGGGAGACGCCGCTTGGGATGACCTTCTCGACGCTCGCAGGGACGATCGGAGGTGGTGCGCAGACGCCGGGATTTGTCGGGATATCGAAGAACTACATCTTGAGCGACCGGTTCTTGACGGTCGAGAACGGCATCGCCCGGGTGGTCTGGATGCCGTCCTCCTTAAAAGAAGAGCTTGGGGACCGGCTGCGGGCAAAACTCGTCGAGCGGGGAATGCCCGACCTCTTCGAGAAGATAGCGGACGAGGTCTCGGCACCGACGATCGAGGACCTGATCGAGTATCTTGAGCGCGTCGGCCACCCTGCGCTTGGTATGAGGCCGCTGATCTAG
- a CDS encoding acetyl-CoA decarbonylase/synthase complex subunit delta, with the protein MTDSNEPGSAVPEVRLGATRAEGGTREVSYVIGGERDLPFSGNRPGRLLVALEVCDDPRFSPPVVRDYVGDLANNPDEWARAAERTYGADLVRLNFTSTKQRGFDAFGEIAATTERVLAATTRPLIVEGSSEPELDSEVFRSCGEAGEGERLLLGTAEADRYRSVAAAALAYDHAVIAQSPIDINLAKQLNILLRETGIPRDRIVIDPYTGALGYGFEYSYSVMERIRLAALAGDADLAMPMISAPADTLSVREVREAAPAERDAMAVAWEFYTAYSAIVAGAAIICVRHPLTVKKLQEALEV; encoded by the coding sequence ATGACCGACAGCAACGAACCGGGATCGGCGGTTCCGGAAGTCAGGCTCGGCGCCACCCGGGCCGAAGGAGGAACCCGAGAGGTCTCCTACGTGATCGGGGGCGAGCGGGATCTCCCGTTCTCCGGGAACAGGCCGGGCCGGCTCCTTGTGGCGCTTGAGGTCTGCGACGACCCCCGGTTCTCGCCGCCCGTGGTCCGCGACTACGTGGGCGACCTTGCGAACAACCCGGATGAGTGGGCACGGGCTGCGGAGCGCACCTACGGCGCGGACCTCGTGCGGCTGAACTTCACGAGCACGAAACAGCGGGGATTTGATGCGTTCGGGGAGATTGCCGCGACGACGGAGCGGGTGCTTGCGGCGACGACCCGGCCCCTGATCGTCGAGGGGAGCAGCGAGCCGGAACTCGACAGCGAGGTCTTCCGGAGTTGCGGGGAAGCGGGAGAGGGCGAGCGGCTCCTCCTCGGGACCGCAGAGGCCGACCGCTACCGGAGCGTCGCCGCTGCGGCGCTGGCCTACGATCATGCGGTGATCGCCCAGTCGCCCATCGATATCAACCTCGCCAAGCAGTTGAACATCCTCCTCCGGGAGACCGGCATACCAAGGGACCGGATCGTGATCGACCCCTACACGGGAGCGCTCGGCTACGGGTTCGAGTACTCCTACTCGGTGATGGAGCGGATACGCTTGGCCGCTCTTGCGGGGGATGCGGACCTCGCGATGCCGATGATCAGCGCCCCCGCCGACACCCTCTCGGTCCGGGAGGTGCGGGAGGCCGCACCGGCGGAGCGGGATGCGATGGCGGTCGCCTGGGAGTTCTACACCGCCTACTCCGCCATCGTCGCCGGCGCAGCGATCATCTGCGTCCGTCATCCTCTGACCGTGAAGAAACTCCAGGAGGCTCTGGAGGTCTGA
- the acsC gene encoding acetyl-CoA decarbonylase/synthase complex subunit gamma, with protein sequence MAMKALDVYKLLPKTNCKKCGHPTCLAFAMKLAAGKAEVEACPDLDSGTKALLGGATRPPVRLVEVGVGERSVAVGDEFVLFRHEKTFYHPPGIMVQVSDTWPEERVRSVVETVRETVVHRVGMDLVLTGVAVRNESGSPDRFAETVTLAGGGSDLPLVLIAGDPAAHEAALAVAGHYRPLVHAATEENRQDLARLAKRYGCPLAVRADGPKPLAALAGECADAGVPDLMLDPAPRSLRDYIATATGIRKAAIGRTEPALGYPIFLDTTPFRETDAALAAGILKYAGIIIVPPLPPATVAAALTLRQNIYTDPQKPIQVTPGIYPVNEPGPSAPVLLTVNFSLTYFTLLGYLEASRIPCYLLIVDTEGLSVLTAVAGGKLTETLVADSLRKFGVGELVDHSLLIIPGYAAPLSGKIEDATGWKVMVGPRDAAELPGYLEKEWVA encoded by the coding sequence ATGGCGATGAAGGCGCTCGATGTCTACAAGCTCCTCCCAAAGACGAACTGCAAGAAGTGCGGGCACCCTACATGTCTTGCCTTCGCGATGAAACTCGCCGCTGGGAAGGCGGAGGTCGAAGCCTGTCCTGACCTCGATTCCGGGACGAAGGCTCTGCTCGGCGGGGCGACCAGGCCGCCGGTCCGGCTTGTCGAGGTCGGCGTGGGCGAGCGGTCGGTCGCTGTCGGGGATGAGTTCGTCCTCTTCCGGCACGAGAAGACCTTCTACCACCCGCCCGGGATCATGGTTCAGGTCTCCGACACCTGGCCCGAGGAGCGGGTGCGCTCCGTCGTGGAGACGGTCCGGGAGACGGTCGTCCACCGGGTGGGGATGGACCTCGTCCTCACCGGAGTAGCGGTCAGAAACGAGAGCGGATCTCCCGACCGGTTCGCCGAGACCGTGACGCTCGCCGGGGGCGGGAGCGACCTCCCCTTGGTACTGATCGCCGGCGACCCCGCAGCCCACGAGGCGGCCCTTGCGGTCGCCGGACACTATCGGCCGCTGGTCCATGCCGCGACCGAAGAGAACCGACAGGACCTCGCCCGCCTCGCGAAACGCTACGGCTGCCCGCTCGCGGTGCGGGCCGACGGACCCAAACCGCTCGCCGCCCTCGCCGGGGAGTGCGCGGACGCCGGGGTCCCGGATCTCATGCTCGACCCCGCCCCGCGGTCGCTCCGAGACTATATCGCCACGGCGACCGGGATCCGGAAGGCCGCCATCGGGCGGACCGAACCCGCGCTCGGCTACCCCATCTTCCTCGACACAACACCCTTCAGGGAGACCGACGCGGCCCTCGCGGCCGGGATCCTGAAGTACGCAGGGATTATCATTGTCCCCCCGCTCCCGCCGGCAACCGTCGCGGCGGCGCTCACCCTGCGGCAGAACATCTACACCGACCCACAGAAACCCATCCAGGTGACACCCGGCATCTACCCGGTCAACGAGCCCGGGCCGAGCGCACCGGTCCTCCTCACGGTGAACTTCTCGCTCACCTACTTCACGCTGCTCGGCTACCTCGAGGCGTCCCGGATACCCTGTTATCTCCTCATCGTTGATACGGAAGGACTCTCGGTCCTGACGGCCGTCGCCGGCGGAAAACTGACGGAGACCCTCGTCGCCGACTCACTCCGGAAGTTCGGCGTCGGGGAGTTAGTGGACCACAGCCTGCTCATCATCCCCGGCTACGCCGCCCCCCTCTCCGGGAAGATCGAGGACGCAACCGGCTGGAAGGTGATGGTCGGCCCCCGGGATGCGGCCGAACTCCCCGGGTATCTGGAGAAGGAGTGGGTGGCCTGA
- a CDS encoding ASKHA domain-containing protein, with amino-acid sequence MGGLMPTVTFLPGYRKAVVPQGTTILDAARAAGLPMNVVCGGQGKCGKCLVFIKDGTTSFDPEDYRRFLAEEEVGRGACLACRAAVVGDVRVEVPAGSLIQEQRILVEIPGMEEVPLKPAAWKYEVHLTPPSLDDTTPDLARLLEGIEGRGGPPPNRIYAPLEVLRYLPQVLRRSGWHATGTVALVPGGYRLLNVDEGDTTARLYGAAVDLGTTTIVVYIRSLTDGRILATASNYNRQISCGEDILSRVNFSRRSGLSRLQQLAAESINEALTSASDAAGIDREEIFEVVIAGNTVMTHLLLGIDPSYMIAEPYVPVVRRMLSTAAGRIGIAAHRNAGVYTFPAVSNFIGGDIIADILAAGMAEREEVSLMVDIGTNFEAVLGNCDWMLSCAGAAGPALEGGEVLFGMRANPGAIERVRIDAATLTPSYSTINGTKPRGICGSGLIDLLAELIRACIIDRTGQINLEIDHPRVRKGPYYPEFVVAWKEETSIGKDVVITENDIRNLIMSKAAIHGACMTLLDAAGLTRGEIGRVYFSGAFGNYLNKENAITIGLIPEVPLDRIENIGNGAITGANIALVNRERRKALDGIARRITYIELNAEPSFMDRYTSSCFLPHTDLALFPHVQQMLEACRARQG; translated from the coding sequence GTGGGTGGCCTGATGCCGACCGTGACGTTCCTCCCGGGCTACCGGAAAGCAGTCGTGCCCCAGGGGACGACCATCCTTGACGCGGCGCGTGCGGCCGGTCTCCCCATGAACGTGGTCTGCGGCGGGCAGGGGAAGTGCGGGAAATGCCTCGTCTTCATCAAAGACGGCACGACATCGTTCGATCCTGAGGATTACCGCAGGTTCCTCGCCGAAGAGGAGGTCGGCCGCGGGGCGTGCCTTGCCTGCCGGGCGGCCGTCGTCGGCGACGTCCGGGTGGAAGTCCCGGCCGGGTCGCTCATCCAGGAACAGAGGATCCTCGTAGAGATCCCGGGCATGGAGGAGGTCCCGCTCAAACCCGCCGCCTGGAAGTACGAGGTCCATCTCACGCCGCCGTCTCTCGACGATACGACCCCAGACCTCGCACGCCTGCTCGAGGGGATCGAAGGCCGGGGCGGCCCGCCCCCCAACCGAATCTACGCACCGCTCGAAGTCCTCCGCTACCTCCCGCAGGTGCTCCGCCGGAGCGGGTGGCACGCGACCGGCACGGTCGCCCTGGTGCCCGGCGGCTACCGCCTGCTCAACGTGGACGAAGGCGACACCACGGCAAGGCTCTACGGGGCGGCCGTGGATCTCGGGACCACCACGATCGTGGTCTACATCCGGAGCCTGACCGACGGCCGGATCCTTGCTACGGCGTCAAACTACAACCGCCAGATCTCCTGCGGCGAGGATATCCTCTCCCGGGTGAACTTCTCCAGGCGGAGCGGTCTTTCCCGCCTGCAGCAACTTGCGGCGGAGAGCATCAACGAGGCCCTGACATCAGCCTCCGATGCCGCGGGGATTGATCGAGAGGAGATCTTCGAGGTGGTGATCGCCGGGAACACGGTGATGACTCACCTCCTCCTCGGGATCGACCCCTCCTACATGATCGCCGAACCCTACGTCCCGGTCGTGCGGCGGATGCTCTCGACAGCCGCAGGGCGGATCGGGATCGCGGCCCACCGGAACGCCGGGGTCTACACCTTCCCGGCGGTCTCGAACTTCATCGGCGGCGACATCATCGCCGATATTCTGGCGGCAGGGATGGCGGAACGCGAGGAGGTCTCGCTCATGGTGGACATCGGCACAAACTTCGAGGCTGTGCTCGGCAACTGCGACTGGATGCTCTCTTGCGCGGGGGCGGCCGGGCCGGCCCTCGAAGGCGGGGAGGTGCTCTTCGGGATGCGGGCAAACCCAGGCGCGATCGAACGGGTCAGGATCGATGCCGCAACGCTCACGCCGTCCTACTCTACGATCAACGGCACCAAGCCGCGGGGTATCTGCGGCTCGGGCCTCATCGACCTGCTCGCGGAACTGATCCGTGCCTGCATCATCGACCGGACGGGACAGATCAACCTGGAGATCGACCATCCACGGGTCAGGAAGGGGCCGTACTACCCGGAGTTCGTGGTGGCTTGGAAGGAGGAAACATCAATAGGGAAGGACGTCGTCATCACCGAGAACGATATCAGAAACCTGATCATGAGCAAGGCGGCGATCCACGGGGCCTGTATGACCCTCCTCGATGCGGCGGGTCTTACGCGGGGGGAGATCGGCAGGGTCTACTTCTCGGGTGCGTTCGGGAACTATCTCAATAAAGAGAACGCCATCACCATCGGGCTGATACCGGAGGTTCCCCTGGACCGGATAGAAAACATCGGGAACGGGGCGATCACCGGCGCGAACATCGCCCTCGTCAACCGGGAGCGGCGGAAGGCTCTCGACGGGATCGCCCGGAGGATCACCTATATCGAACTGAACGCGGAGCCGTCCTTCATGGACCGCTACACATCGAGTTGCTTCCTGCCGCACACCGATCTCGCACTCTTCCCGCACGTGCAACAGATGCTTGAGGCCTGTCGGGCGAGGCAGGGGTGA
- a CDS encoding uroporphyrinogen decarboxylase/cobalamine-independent methonine synthase family protein produces the protein MIPSPELRATGVGALPHRDPDEACRAVLAAFPEIPFIPTLPNRGLLETIVFADSEHLPGGVIREGRLMVDRSADPSEAMERVLLDYLEGNAEPYRVDEAYGSGFHAMMGRDLSDALLVKCQVTGPVTFGMQVVDETRRPILYDPEYADLLGKLLALRARWCEEAMRERMGARATLVVLSDPYLASLGSAVVPVDPGVAASAFGDIANFLDGGLGIHCCANTDWGFVLGLAPAVVSIDAWTYAREFLLYADDVTRYMEGGGVVAWGVVPADYAVFAAETPDSLFNRFREIRARATETIDPDLFDRRSLITPTCGIRNAGEQEAVEIMEATASLSRRLRGEEP, from the coding sequence ATGATCCCGTCCCCGGAACTCCGCGCAACCGGGGTGGGGGCGCTCCCCCACCGCGACCCCGACGAGGCGTGCCGGGCGGTGCTCGCAGCCTTTCCGGAGATCCCCTTCATCCCCACCCTCCCGAACCGGGGCCTCCTTGAGACGATCGTCTTTGCCGATTCCGAGCACCTCCCGGGCGGGGTTATCCGGGAGGGCAGGCTCATGGTCGACCGGAGCGCCGATCCCTCGGAGGCGATGGAGCGGGTTCTCCTCGACTACCTTGAGGGAAACGCTGAGCCCTACCGGGTCGACGAGGCCTACGGGTCGGGGTTCCACGCCATGATGGGCCGCGACCTCTCGGACGCCCTTCTCGTCAAGTGTCAGGTGACCGGCCCGGTGACCTTCGGGATGCAGGTGGTTGACGAGACGCGCCGGCCTATCCTCTACGACCCGGAGTACGCCGACCTCCTCGGGAAACTTCTCGCGCTACGGGCCCGGTGGTGCGAGGAGGCGATGCGGGAGCGGATGGGCGCACGCGCGACGTTGGTCGTGTTGAGCGACCCCTACCTCGCGTCGCTCGGGTCAGCAGTCGTTCCGGTGGATCCCGGGGTCGCGGCGTCCGCCTTTGGGGATATCGCCAACTTCCTCGACGGAGGGCTCGGCATTCACTGCTGCGCCAACACCGACTGGGGGTTCGTCCTCGGACTTGCGCCCGCCGTGGTCTCGATCGACGCCTGGACCTACGCCCGGGAGTTCCTGCTCTACGCCGACGACGTCACTCGCTACATGGAGGGCGGGGGCGTCGTGGCGTGGGGGGTCGTTCCCGCCGACTACGCAGTCTTTGCGGCCGAGACTCCGGATTCGCTCTTCAACCGGTTCCGGGAGATCCGTGCCCGGGCGACAGAGACCATCGACCCCGACCTCTTCGACCGCCGGTCCCTGATCACGCCGACCTGCGGGATCCGGAACGCCGGCGAGCAGGAGGCCGTCGAGATCATGGAAGCGACCGCGTCGCTCTCCCGTCGCCTTCGGGGTGAGGAGCCGTGA
- a CDS encoding ATP-binding protein, protein MTRPCTVVISGKGGTGKTTIAALLIDALVAAGERPVLAVDADPNANLHEALGVSITETLGSMREEAFTRSIPPGMDRTGYIRYRFQRALAEAEGYDLLAMGRPEGSGCYCFPNALLTECIGTLERGYRFVIVDSEAGMEHIARGTIRSPDILLITSDPGARGMRTAGRIRDLAEALGLSRDRIYLIVNRDRNDAAAGDTPLIARIPEDPAIGAADLAGTPVVGIPEDSPSRVAAQALAGRLVGECARRRE, encoded by the coding sequence GTGACCCGGCCCTGCACCGTCGTTATATCGGGTAAGGGCGGGACCGGGAAGACGACGATAGCGGCGCTCTTAATCGACGCGCTGGTCGCGGCCGGCGAGCGGCCGGTCCTCGCCGTGGACGCCGATCCAAACGCAAACCTCCATGAGGCCCTGGGGGTCTCGATCACGGAGACGCTCGGGAGCATGCGGGAGGAAGCCTTCACCCGGTCCATCCCCCCCGGAATGGACCGGACCGGCTATATCAGGTACCGGTTCCAGCGGGCGCTCGCGGAGGCGGAGGGCTACGACCTTCTCGCCATGGGGCGCCCCGAGGGGTCGGGGTGCTACTGCTTCCCAAACGCCCTCCTCACCGAGTGCATCGGGACGCTTGAGCGCGGCTACCGGTTCGTCATCGTGGACTCGGAGGCCGGGATGGAGCATATCGCCCGGGGGACCATCAGGAGTCCTGATATCCTCCTGATCACGAGCGACCCGGGCGCACGGGGGATGCGGACCGCCGGCCGCATCAGGGACCTCGCGGAGGCGCTCGGGCTCTCGAGGGACCGGATCTACCTTATCGTCAACAGGGACCGGAACGATGCCGCCGCCGGCGATACCCCCCTCATCGCCCGGATTCCGGAAGACCCGGCGATCGGTGCCGCCGACCTCGCGGGGACGCCGGTCGTCGGGATCCCGGAGGATAGCCCGTCACGGGTGGCGGCGCAAGCGCTCGCCGGACGCCTCGTCGGGGAATGTGCGCGGCGGAGGGAGTGA
- the corA gene encoding magnesium/cobalt transporter CorA, whose amino-acid sequence MRPEKSCEKLSIRVIDYTKDRLEESECIDLTEAWSWISRQTVTWIDVVGVPEHDELVVLAGQAGIHPLTMEDIVAPDQRPKVEEFGSYLAVIVRMLSVEGGGIASEQVGIVFGENYVITFREKPFHVFETVRGRLKNEQSALRNAGPDILVYMLLDAIVSVYLAILDQVDDKVEDLQSEVLAFAHPQAVKPIYALKEDLVTARRAVVPAREVLGSLASRESALIRKETIPYFRDTYDRCIQAAEIAEFSRDTLAGVMDLYASNQSNRLAEITTFLTIVATTFIPLSFIAGFYGMNFTDMPVMNSPRGYLLVLLLMVSVASAMLLYFRKKRWI is encoded by the coding sequence ATGCGGCCAGAAAAATCCTGTGAGAAACTCTCAATCCGGGTGATCGACTACACCAAAGACCGCCTTGAGGAGAGTGAATGCATCGATCTCACCGAGGCCTGGTCGTGGATCAGCCGGCAGACGGTCACCTGGATCGACGTCGTCGGGGTGCCGGAGCACGACGAACTCGTGGTGCTGGCCGGGCAGGCAGGGATCCACCCGCTCACGATGGAGGATATCGTGGCCCCTGACCAGCGGCCGAAGGTGGAGGAGTTCGGGAGTTATCTTGCCGTCATCGTGAGGATGCTCTCGGTCGAGGGCGGCGGCATCGCAAGCGAGCAGGTCGGCATAGTCTTCGGGGAGAACTACGTTATAACGTTCCGAGAGAAGCCCTTCCATGTCTTCGAAACGGTCAGGGGGAGACTCAAAAACGAGCAGAGCGCTCTTCGGAACGCGGGGCCGGACATCCTCGTCTACATGCTCCTCGATGCCATCGTGAGCGTGTACCTCGCCATTCTCGACCAGGTCGACGACAAGGTGGAAGACCTCCAGAGCGAGGTCTTGGCGTTCGCTCACCCGCAGGCCGTAAAACCGATCTACGCGCTCAAGGAAGACCTAGTGACCGCCCGGAGAGCGGTCGTGCCGGCACGCGAGGTTCTCGGCTCGCTTGCGAGCCGGGAGTCGGCTCTCATCAGGAAGGAGACGATTCCCTACTTCCGCGATACGTACGACCGGTGCATCCAGGCCGCCGAGATCGCCGAGTTCTCTCGTGATACGCTGGCCGGCGTGATGGACCTCTATGCCTCGAACCAGAGCAACAGACTCGCCGAGATCACGACGTTCCTCACCATCGTCGCGACCACCTTTATCCCTCTGAGTTTTATCGCCGGGTTCTACGGGATGAACTTCACGGATATGCCGGTCATGAACTCGCCCCGGGGCTACCTGCTGGTCCTCCTCCTCATGGTGAGCGTCGCGTCCGCGATGCTCCTCTACTTCCGGAAGAAGAGGTGGATATGA